From a region of the Salvelinus alpinus chromosome 2, SLU_Salpinus.1, whole genome shotgun sequence genome:
- the LOC139553588 gene encoding poly(rC)-binding protein 2 isoform X8: MDSGVIEGGLNVTLTIRLLMHGKEVGSIIGKKGESVKKMREESGARINISEGNCPERIITLAGPTTAIFKAFSMIIEKLEEDISSSMTNSTATSKPPVTLRIVVPASQCGSLIGKGGCKIKEIRESTGAQVQVAGDMLPNSTERAITIAGTPQSIIECVKQICVVMLESPPKGVTIPYRPKPSGSPVIFAGGQAYAVQGQHAIPQPDLTKLHQLAMQQSPFPMGPSNPGFQGGMDASAQTSSHEMTIPNDLIGCIIGRQGSKINEIRQMSGAQIKIANPVEGSADRQVTITGSAASISLAEYLINARLSSEATGLATN; this comes from the exons ATGGACTCCGGTGTGATTGAAGGAGGACTCAATGTCACCCTCACCATTCGATTGCTGATGCACGGCAAG GAAGTCGGAAGCATCATTGGCAAGAAAGGTGAATCTGTGAAGAAGATGAGAGAAGAG AGCGGGGCTCGCATCAACATCTCAGAGGGGAACTGTCCTGAGAGGATCATCACTCTGGCAGGCCCCACCACCGCCATCTTCAAAGCATTCTCCATGATCATCGAAAAGCTGGAAGAG GACATCAGCAGCTCTATGACGAACAGCACGGCCACCAGCAAGCCCCCGGTCACCCTACGCATCGTGGTGCCAGCCAGTCAGTGTGGCTCCCTCATCGGCAAGGGAGGCTGCAAGATCAAAGAGATCAGAGAG tCGACAGGTGCTCAGGTACAGGTGGCAGGCGACATGCTTCCTAACTCTACAGAACGGGCCATCACTATCGCAGGGACGCCCCAGTCCATTATCGAGTGTGTCAAGCAGATCTGTGTAGTTATGCTCGAG TCTCCCCCTAAGGGGGTCACCATCCCATACCGACCCAAACCTTCAGGATCCCCTGTCATCTTTGCCGGAGGACAG GCGTACGCAGTTCAAGGACAACATGCCATACCCCAGCCAGAC CTCACCAAGCTCCATCAGCTGGCCATGCAGCAGAGCCCCTTTCCCATGGGCCCCAGCAACCCGGGGTTCCAAG GAGGGATGGATGCTTCTGCCCAAACTAGCTCCCATGAGATGACCATTCCAAATGAT ttGATTGGCTGCATAATTGGTCGCCAGGGTTCTAAGATCAATGAGATCCGTCAGATGTCGGGTGCCCAGATAAAGATCGCCAACCCCGTGGAGGGCTCCGCAGACAGACAGGTCACCATCACTGGTTCTGCTGCCTCCATCAGCCTGGCAGAGTACCTCATCAACGCCAG gcTCTCATCTGAAGCAACAGGACTGGCGACCAACTGA
- the LOC139553588 gene encoding poly(rC)-binding protein 2 isoform X6, whose product MDSGVIEGGLNVTLTIRLLMHGKEVGSIIGKKGESVKKMREESGARINISEGNCPERIITLAGPTTAIFKAFSMIIEKLEEDISSSMTNSTATSKPPVTLRIVVPASQCGSLIGKGGCKIKEIRESTGAQVQVAGDMLPNSTERAITIAGTPQSIIECVKQICVVMLESPPKGVTIPYRPKPSGSPVIFAGGQAYAVQGQHAIPQPDLTKLHQLAMQQSPFPMGPSNPGFQDLGGMDASAQTSSHEMTIPNDLIGCIIGRQGSKINEIRQMSGAQIKIANPVEGSADRQVTITGSAASISLAEYLINARLSSEATGLATN is encoded by the exons ATGGACTCCGGTGTGATTGAAGGAGGACTCAATGTCACCCTCACCATTCGATTGCTGATGCACGGCAAG GAAGTCGGAAGCATCATTGGCAAGAAAGGTGAATCTGTGAAGAAGATGAGAGAAGAG AGCGGGGCTCGCATCAACATCTCAGAGGGGAACTGTCCTGAGAGGATCATCACTCTGGCAGGCCCCACCACCGCCATCTTCAAAGCATTCTCCATGATCATCGAAAAGCTGGAAGAG GACATCAGCAGCTCTATGACGAACAGCACGGCCACCAGCAAGCCCCCGGTCACCCTACGCATCGTGGTGCCAGCCAGTCAGTGTGGCTCCCTCATCGGCAAGGGAGGCTGCAAGATCAAAGAGATCAGAGAG tCGACAGGTGCTCAGGTACAGGTGGCAGGCGACATGCTTCCTAACTCTACAGAACGGGCCATCACTATCGCAGGGACGCCCCAGTCCATTATCGAGTGTGTCAAGCAGATCTGTGTAGTTATGCTCGAG TCTCCCCCTAAGGGGGTCACCATCCCATACCGACCCAAACCTTCAGGATCCCCTGTCATCTTTGCCGGAGGACAG GCGTACGCAGTTCAAGGACAACATGCCATACCCCAGCCAGAC CTCACCAAGCTCCATCAGCTGGCCATGCAGCAGAGCCCCTTTCCCATGGGCCCCAGCAACCCGGGGTTCCAAG ATTTAGGAGGGATGGATGCTTCTGCCCAAACTAGCTCCCATGAGATGACCATTCCAAATGAT ttGATTGGCTGCATAATTGGTCGCCAGGGTTCTAAGATCAATGAGATCCGTCAGATGTCGGGTGCCCAGATAAAGATCGCCAACCCCGTGGAGGGCTCCGCAGACAGACAGGTCACCATCACTGGTTCTGCTGCCTCCATCAGCCTGGCAGAGTACCTCATCAACGCCAG gcTCTCATCTGAAGCAACAGGACTGGCGACCAACTGA
- the LOC139553588 gene encoding poly(rC)-binding protein 2 isoform X4 produces MDSGVIEGGLNVTLTIRLLMHGKEVGSIIGKKGESVKKMREESGARINISEGNCPERIITLAGPTTAIFKAFSMIIEKLEEDISSSMTNSTATSKPPVTLRIVVPASQCGSLIGKGGCKIKEIRESTGAQVQVAGDMLPNSTERAITIAGTPQSIIECVKQICVVMLESPPKGVTIPYRPKPSGSPVIFAGGQAYAVQGQHAIPQPDSSSISPQLTKLHQLAMQQSPFPMGPSNPGFQGGMDASAQTSSHEMTIPNDLIGCIIGRQGSKINEIRQMSGAQIKIANPVEGSADRQVTITGSAASISLAEYLINARLSSEATGLATN; encoded by the exons ATGGACTCCGGTGTGATTGAAGGAGGACTCAATGTCACCCTCACCATTCGATTGCTGATGCACGGCAAG GAAGTCGGAAGCATCATTGGCAAGAAAGGTGAATCTGTGAAGAAGATGAGAGAAGAG AGCGGGGCTCGCATCAACATCTCAGAGGGGAACTGTCCTGAGAGGATCATCACTCTGGCAGGCCCCACCACCGCCATCTTCAAAGCATTCTCCATGATCATCGAAAAGCTGGAAGAG GACATCAGCAGCTCTATGACGAACAGCACGGCCACCAGCAAGCCCCCGGTCACCCTACGCATCGTGGTGCCAGCCAGTCAGTGTGGCTCCCTCATCGGCAAGGGAGGCTGCAAGATCAAAGAGATCAGAGAG tCGACAGGTGCTCAGGTACAGGTGGCAGGCGACATGCTTCCTAACTCTACAGAACGGGCCATCACTATCGCAGGGACGCCCCAGTCCATTATCGAGTGTGTCAAGCAGATCTGTGTAGTTATGCTCGAG TCTCCCCCTAAGGGGGTCACCATCCCATACCGACCCAAACCTTCAGGATCCCCTGTCATCTTTGCCGGAGGACAG GCGTACGCAGTTCAAGGACAACATGCCATACCCCAGCCAGAC tcttcctctatctctccacaGCTCACCAAGCTCCATCAGCTGGCCATGCAGCAGAGCCCCTTTCCCATGGGCCCCAGCAACCCGGGGTTCCAAG GAGGGATGGATGCTTCTGCCCAAACTAGCTCCCATGAGATGACCATTCCAAATGAT ttGATTGGCTGCATAATTGGTCGCCAGGGTTCTAAGATCAATGAGATCCGTCAGATGTCGGGTGCCCAGATAAAGATCGCCAACCCCGTGGAGGGCTCCGCAGACAGACAGGTCACCATCACTGGTTCTGCTGCCTCCATCAGCCTGGCAGAGTACCTCATCAACGCCAG gcTCTCATCTGAAGCAACAGGACTGGCGACCAACTGA
- the LOC139553588 gene encoding poly(rC)-binding protein 2 isoform X2, translated as MDSGVIEGGLNVTLTIRLLMHGKEVGSIIGKKGESVKKMREESGARINISEGNCPERIITLAGPTTAIFKAFSMIIEKLEEDISSSMTNSTATSKPPVTLRIVVPASQCGSLIGKGGCKIKEIRESTGAQVQVAGDMLPNSTERAITIAGTPQSIIECVKQICVVMLESPPKGVTIPYRPKPSGSPVIFAGGQAYAVQGQHAIPQPDSSSISPQLTKLHQLAMQQSPFPMGPSNPGFQDLGGMDASAQTSSHEMTIPNDLIGCIIGRQGSKINEIRQMSGAQIKIANPVEGSADRQVTITGSAASISLAEYLINARLSSEATGLATN; from the exons ATGGACTCCGGTGTGATTGAAGGAGGACTCAATGTCACCCTCACCATTCGATTGCTGATGCACGGCAAG GAAGTCGGAAGCATCATTGGCAAGAAAGGTGAATCTGTGAAGAAGATGAGAGAAGAG AGCGGGGCTCGCATCAACATCTCAGAGGGGAACTGTCCTGAGAGGATCATCACTCTGGCAGGCCCCACCACCGCCATCTTCAAAGCATTCTCCATGATCATCGAAAAGCTGGAAGAG GACATCAGCAGCTCTATGACGAACAGCACGGCCACCAGCAAGCCCCCGGTCACCCTACGCATCGTGGTGCCAGCCAGTCAGTGTGGCTCCCTCATCGGCAAGGGAGGCTGCAAGATCAAAGAGATCAGAGAG tCGACAGGTGCTCAGGTACAGGTGGCAGGCGACATGCTTCCTAACTCTACAGAACGGGCCATCACTATCGCAGGGACGCCCCAGTCCATTATCGAGTGTGTCAAGCAGATCTGTGTAGTTATGCTCGAG TCTCCCCCTAAGGGGGTCACCATCCCATACCGACCCAAACCTTCAGGATCCCCTGTCATCTTTGCCGGAGGACAG GCGTACGCAGTTCAAGGACAACATGCCATACCCCAGCCAGAC tcttcctctatctctccacaGCTCACCAAGCTCCATCAGCTGGCCATGCAGCAGAGCCCCTTTCCCATGGGCCCCAGCAACCCGGGGTTCCAAG ATTTAGGAGGGATGGATGCTTCTGCCCAAACTAGCTCCCATGAGATGACCATTCCAAATGAT ttGATTGGCTGCATAATTGGTCGCCAGGGTTCTAAGATCAATGAGATCCGTCAGATGTCGGGTGCCCAGATAAAGATCGCCAACCCCGTGGAGGGCTCCGCAGACAGACAGGTCACCATCACTGGTTCTGCTGCCTCCATCAGCCTGGCAGAGTACCTCATCAACGCCAG gcTCTCATCTGAAGCAACAGGACTGGCGACCAACTGA
- the LOC139553588 gene encoding poly(rC)-binding protein 2 isoform X7 → MDSGVIEGGLNVTLTIRLLMHGKEVGSIIGKKGESVKKMREESGARINISEGNCPERIITLAGPTTAIFKAFSMIIEKLEEDISSSMTNSTATSKPPVTLRIVVPASQCGSLIGKGGCKIKEIRESTGAQVQVAGDMLPNSTERAITIAGTPQSIIECVKQICVVMLEVSSPPKGVTIPYRPKPSGSPVIFAGGQAYAVQGQHAIPQPDLTKLHQLAMQQSPFPMGPSNPGFQGGMDASAQTSSHEMTIPNDLIGCIIGRQGSKINEIRQMSGAQIKIANPVEGSADRQVTITGSAASISLAEYLINARLSSEATGLATN, encoded by the exons ATGGACTCCGGTGTGATTGAAGGAGGACTCAATGTCACCCTCACCATTCGATTGCTGATGCACGGCAAG GAAGTCGGAAGCATCATTGGCAAGAAAGGTGAATCTGTGAAGAAGATGAGAGAAGAG AGCGGGGCTCGCATCAACATCTCAGAGGGGAACTGTCCTGAGAGGATCATCACTCTGGCAGGCCCCACCACCGCCATCTTCAAAGCATTCTCCATGATCATCGAAAAGCTGGAAGAG GACATCAGCAGCTCTATGACGAACAGCACGGCCACCAGCAAGCCCCCGGTCACCCTACGCATCGTGGTGCCAGCCAGTCAGTGTGGCTCCCTCATCGGCAAGGGAGGCTGCAAGATCAAAGAGATCAGAGAG tCGACAGGTGCTCAGGTACAGGTGGCAGGCGACATGCTTCCTAACTCTACAGAACGGGCCATCACTATCGCAGGGACGCCCCAGTCCATTATCGAGTGTGTCAAGCAGATCTGTGTAGTTATGCTCGAGGTAAGT TCTCCCCCTAAGGGGGTCACCATCCCATACCGACCCAAACCTTCAGGATCCCCTGTCATCTTTGCCGGAGGACAG GCGTACGCAGTTCAAGGACAACATGCCATACCCCAGCCAGAC CTCACCAAGCTCCATCAGCTGGCCATGCAGCAGAGCCCCTTTCCCATGGGCCCCAGCAACCCGGGGTTCCAAG GAGGGATGGATGCTTCTGCCCAAACTAGCTCCCATGAGATGACCATTCCAAATGAT ttGATTGGCTGCATAATTGGTCGCCAGGGTTCTAAGATCAATGAGATCCGTCAGATGTCGGGTGCCCAGATAAAGATCGCCAACCCCGTGGAGGGCTCCGCAGACAGACAGGTCACCATCACTGGTTCTGCTGCCTCCATCAGCCTGGCAGAGTACCTCATCAACGCCAG gcTCTCATCTGAAGCAACAGGACTGGCGACCAACTGA
- the LOC139553588 gene encoding poly(rC)-binding protein 2 isoform X3 gives MDSGVIEGGLNVTLTIRLLMHGKEVGSIIGKKGESVKKMREESGARINISEGNCPERIITLAGPTTAIFKAFSMIIEKLEEDISSSMTNSTATSKPPVTLRIVVPASQCGSLIGKGGCKIKEIRESTGAQVQVAGDMLPNSTERAITIAGTPQSIIECVKQICVVMLEVSSPPKGVTIPYRPKPSGSPVIFAGGQAYAVQGQHAIPQPDSSSISPQLTKLHQLAMQQSPFPMGPSNPGFQGGMDASAQTSSHEMTIPNDLIGCIIGRQGSKINEIRQMSGAQIKIANPVEGSADRQVTITGSAASISLAEYLINARLSSEATGLATN, from the exons ATGGACTCCGGTGTGATTGAAGGAGGACTCAATGTCACCCTCACCATTCGATTGCTGATGCACGGCAAG GAAGTCGGAAGCATCATTGGCAAGAAAGGTGAATCTGTGAAGAAGATGAGAGAAGAG AGCGGGGCTCGCATCAACATCTCAGAGGGGAACTGTCCTGAGAGGATCATCACTCTGGCAGGCCCCACCACCGCCATCTTCAAAGCATTCTCCATGATCATCGAAAAGCTGGAAGAG GACATCAGCAGCTCTATGACGAACAGCACGGCCACCAGCAAGCCCCCGGTCACCCTACGCATCGTGGTGCCAGCCAGTCAGTGTGGCTCCCTCATCGGCAAGGGAGGCTGCAAGATCAAAGAGATCAGAGAG tCGACAGGTGCTCAGGTACAGGTGGCAGGCGACATGCTTCCTAACTCTACAGAACGGGCCATCACTATCGCAGGGACGCCCCAGTCCATTATCGAGTGTGTCAAGCAGATCTGTGTAGTTATGCTCGAGGTAAGT TCTCCCCCTAAGGGGGTCACCATCCCATACCGACCCAAACCTTCAGGATCCCCTGTCATCTTTGCCGGAGGACAG GCGTACGCAGTTCAAGGACAACATGCCATACCCCAGCCAGAC tcttcctctatctctccacaGCTCACCAAGCTCCATCAGCTGGCCATGCAGCAGAGCCCCTTTCCCATGGGCCCCAGCAACCCGGGGTTCCAAG GAGGGATGGATGCTTCTGCCCAAACTAGCTCCCATGAGATGACCATTCCAAATGAT ttGATTGGCTGCATAATTGGTCGCCAGGGTTCTAAGATCAATGAGATCCGTCAGATGTCGGGTGCCCAGATAAAGATCGCCAACCCCGTGGAGGGCTCCGCAGACAGACAGGTCACCATCACTGGTTCTGCTGCCTCCATCAGCCTGGCAGAGTACCTCATCAACGCCAG gcTCTCATCTGAAGCAACAGGACTGGCGACCAACTGA
- the LOC139553588 gene encoding poly(rC)-binding protein 2 isoform X1, with protein sequence MDSGVIEGGLNVTLTIRLLMHGKEVGSIIGKKGESVKKMREESGARINISEGNCPERIITLAGPTTAIFKAFSMIIEKLEEDISSSMTNSTATSKPPVTLRIVVPASQCGSLIGKGGCKIKEIRESTGAQVQVAGDMLPNSTERAITIAGTPQSIIECVKQICVVMLEVSSPPKGVTIPYRPKPSGSPVIFAGGQAYAVQGQHAIPQPDSSSISPQLTKLHQLAMQQSPFPMGPSNPGFQDLGGMDASAQTSSHEMTIPNDLIGCIIGRQGSKINEIRQMSGAQIKIANPVEGSADRQVTITGSAASISLAEYLINARLSSEATGLATN encoded by the exons ATGGACTCCGGTGTGATTGAAGGAGGACTCAATGTCACCCTCACCATTCGATTGCTGATGCACGGCAAG GAAGTCGGAAGCATCATTGGCAAGAAAGGTGAATCTGTGAAGAAGATGAGAGAAGAG AGCGGGGCTCGCATCAACATCTCAGAGGGGAACTGTCCTGAGAGGATCATCACTCTGGCAGGCCCCACCACCGCCATCTTCAAAGCATTCTCCATGATCATCGAAAAGCTGGAAGAG GACATCAGCAGCTCTATGACGAACAGCACGGCCACCAGCAAGCCCCCGGTCACCCTACGCATCGTGGTGCCAGCCAGTCAGTGTGGCTCCCTCATCGGCAAGGGAGGCTGCAAGATCAAAGAGATCAGAGAG tCGACAGGTGCTCAGGTACAGGTGGCAGGCGACATGCTTCCTAACTCTACAGAACGGGCCATCACTATCGCAGGGACGCCCCAGTCCATTATCGAGTGTGTCAAGCAGATCTGTGTAGTTATGCTCGAGGTAAGT TCTCCCCCTAAGGGGGTCACCATCCCATACCGACCCAAACCTTCAGGATCCCCTGTCATCTTTGCCGGAGGACAG GCGTACGCAGTTCAAGGACAACATGCCATACCCCAGCCAGAC tcttcctctatctctccacaGCTCACCAAGCTCCATCAGCTGGCCATGCAGCAGAGCCCCTTTCCCATGGGCCCCAGCAACCCGGGGTTCCAAG ATTTAGGAGGGATGGATGCTTCTGCCCAAACTAGCTCCCATGAGATGACCATTCCAAATGAT ttGATTGGCTGCATAATTGGTCGCCAGGGTTCTAAGATCAATGAGATCCGTCAGATGTCGGGTGCCCAGATAAAGATCGCCAACCCCGTGGAGGGCTCCGCAGACAGACAGGTCACCATCACTGGTTCTGCTGCCTCCATCAGCCTGGCAGAGTACCTCATCAACGCCAG gcTCTCATCTGAAGCAACAGGACTGGCGACCAACTGA
- the LOC139553588 gene encoding poly(rC)-binding protein 2 isoform X5 — protein sequence MDSGVIEGGLNVTLTIRLLMHGKEVGSIIGKKGESVKKMREESGARINISEGNCPERIITLAGPTTAIFKAFSMIIEKLEEDISSSMTNSTATSKPPVTLRIVVPASQCGSLIGKGGCKIKEIRESTGAQVQVAGDMLPNSTERAITIAGTPQSIIECVKQICVVMLEVSSPPKGVTIPYRPKPSGSPVIFAGGQAYAVQGQHAIPQPDLTKLHQLAMQQSPFPMGPSNPGFQDLGGMDASAQTSSHEMTIPNDLIGCIIGRQGSKINEIRQMSGAQIKIANPVEGSADRQVTITGSAASISLAEYLINARLSSEATGLATN from the exons ATGGACTCCGGTGTGATTGAAGGAGGACTCAATGTCACCCTCACCATTCGATTGCTGATGCACGGCAAG GAAGTCGGAAGCATCATTGGCAAGAAAGGTGAATCTGTGAAGAAGATGAGAGAAGAG AGCGGGGCTCGCATCAACATCTCAGAGGGGAACTGTCCTGAGAGGATCATCACTCTGGCAGGCCCCACCACCGCCATCTTCAAAGCATTCTCCATGATCATCGAAAAGCTGGAAGAG GACATCAGCAGCTCTATGACGAACAGCACGGCCACCAGCAAGCCCCCGGTCACCCTACGCATCGTGGTGCCAGCCAGTCAGTGTGGCTCCCTCATCGGCAAGGGAGGCTGCAAGATCAAAGAGATCAGAGAG tCGACAGGTGCTCAGGTACAGGTGGCAGGCGACATGCTTCCTAACTCTACAGAACGGGCCATCACTATCGCAGGGACGCCCCAGTCCATTATCGAGTGTGTCAAGCAGATCTGTGTAGTTATGCTCGAGGTAAGT TCTCCCCCTAAGGGGGTCACCATCCCATACCGACCCAAACCTTCAGGATCCCCTGTCATCTTTGCCGGAGGACAG GCGTACGCAGTTCAAGGACAACATGCCATACCCCAGCCAGAC CTCACCAAGCTCCATCAGCTGGCCATGCAGCAGAGCCCCTTTCCCATGGGCCCCAGCAACCCGGGGTTCCAAG ATTTAGGAGGGATGGATGCTTCTGCCCAAACTAGCTCCCATGAGATGACCATTCCAAATGAT ttGATTGGCTGCATAATTGGTCGCCAGGGTTCTAAGATCAATGAGATCCGTCAGATGTCGGGTGCCCAGATAAAGATCGCCAACCCCGTGGAGGGCTCCGCAGACAGACAGGTCACCATCACTGGTTCTGCTGCCTCCATCAGCCTGGCAGAGTACCTCATCAACGCCAG gcTCTCATCTGAAGCAACAGGACTGGCGACCAACTGA